In Arvicanthis niloticus isolate mArvNil1 chromosome 4, mArvNil1.pat.X, whole genome shotgun sequence, a single window of DNA contains:
- the Sema6c gene encoding semaphorin-6C isoform X1, producing MPRAPHSMPLLLLLLLSLPQAQAAFPQDPIPLLTSNLQGTSPSSWFRGLEDDAVAVELGLDFQRFLTLNRTLLVAARDHVFSFDLQAQEEGEGLVPNKFLTWRSQDMENCAVRGKLTDECYNYIRVLVPWNSQTLLACGTNSFSPMCRSYGITSLQQEGEELSGQARCPFDATQSTVAIFAEGSLYSATAADFQASDAVVYRSLGSQPPLRSAKYDSKWLREPHFVYALEHGEHVYFFFREVSVEDARLGRVQFSRVARVCKRDMGGSPRALDRHWTSFLKLRLNCSVPGDSTFYFDVLQSLTGPVNLHGRSALFGVFTTQTNSIPGSAVCAFYLDDIERGFEGKFKEQRSLDGAWTPVSEDKVPSPRPGSCAGVGAAALFSSSQDLPDDVLLFIKAHPLLDPAVPPATHQPLLTLTSRALLTQVAVDGMAGPHRNITVLFLGSTDGTVLKVLPPGGQSLGPEPIILEEIDAYSHARCSGKRSARAARRIIGLELDTEGHRLFVAFPGCIVYLSLSRCARHGACQRSCLASLDPYCGWHRFRGCVNIRGPGGTDVDLTGNLESMEHGDCQDGATGSQSGPGDSAYVLLGPGPSPETPSSPSDAHPGPQSSTLGAHTQGVRRDLPPASASRSIPIPLLLACVAAAFALGASVSGLLVSCACRRANHRRSKDIETPGLPRPLSLRSLARLHSGGPEPPPPPKDGDAAQTPQLYTTFLPPPEGGSPPELACLPTPETTPELPVKHFRASGGPWEWNQNGNNASEGPGRPRGCSAAGGPAPRVLVRPPPPGCPGQAVEVTTLEELLRYLHGPQPPRKGSEPLSSAPFTSRPPASEPGAALFADSSPMPRDCVPPLRLDVPPDGKRAAPGGRPALSAPAPRLGVGGSRRLPFPTHRAPPGLLTRVPSGGPARYSGGPGRHLLYLGRPDGHRGRSLKRVDMKSPLSPKPPLASPPQPAPHGGHFNF from the exons ATGCCCCGTGCCCCCCACTCCATGcccttgctgctgctgttgttgctgtcaCTCCCCCAAGCCCAGGCTGCCTTTCCCCAGGACCCCATCCCTCTGTTGACCTCTAACCTACAAG GTACCTCTCCATCATCCTGGTTCCGGGGTCTGGAGGATGATGCTGTGGCTGTGGAACTTGGGCTGGACTTTCAGCGATTCCTGACCTTGAACCGGACCTTGCTTGTGGCTGCCCG GGATCACGTTTTCTCCTTCGATCTTCAAGCccaagaagaaggggaggggctggTGCCCAACAAG TTTCTGACATGGAGGAGCCAAGATATGGAGAACTGTGCTGTCCGGGGAAAGCTGACG GACGAATGCTACAACTACATCCGTGTTCTTGTTCCCTGGAACTCGCAGACACTCCTTGCCTGTGGAACAAATTCCTTCAGCCCTATGTGCCGCAGCTATGGG ATAACATCTCTGCAACAGGAGGGTGAGGAGCTGAGTGGGCAAGCTCGATGCCCCTTTGATGCCACGCAGTCCACTGTGGCCATCTTTGCAG AGGGCAGTTTGTACTCAGCCACAGCAGCAGATTTCCAGGCCAGTGATGCTGTAGTTTACAGAAGCCTTGGATCTCAGCCCCCACTCCGTTCTGCAAAGTATGACTCCAAGTGGCTTCGAG AGCCACACTTTGTCTATGCTTTGGAGCATGGAGAACATGTCTACTTCTTCTTCCGAGAAGTGTCTGTGGAGGATGCCCGCCTGGGGAGG GTGCAGTTTTCCCGGGTAGCCCGGGTATGTAAACGTGACATGGGTGGCTCACCTCGAGCCTTGGATCGCCACTGGACATCCTTCCTTAAGCTGAGGCTCAACTGCTCTGTCCCCGGGGACTCTACCTTCTATTTTGACGTCTTACAGTCCTTAACCGGGCCTGTGAACCTCCATGGCCGCTCTGCTCTCTTTGGGGTCTTCACTACTCAGACCAATAG CATTCCTGGGTCTGCAGTCTGCGCCTTCTACCTAGATGATATTGAACGTGGCTTTGAGGGCAAGTTCAAGGAGCAGAGGAGTCTGGATGGGGCCTGGACTCCTGTGTCTGAGGACAAGGTCCCCTCACCCAG GCCAGGGTCCTGTGCAGGTGTGGGTGCAGCTGCCTTGTTCTCCTCCTCTCAAGACCTACCCGATGATGTCCTGCTCTTCATCAAGGCACACCCGCTGCTGGACCCTGCTGTGCCACCTGCCACCCATCAACCACTGCTCACTCTGACTAGCAG GGCTCTACTGACCCAGGTAGCTGTGGACGGGATGGCTGGTCCCCACAGAAATATTACAGTCCTGTTTCTCGGCTCCACTGATGGGACAGTGCTGAAGGTGCTACCTCCAGGGGGACAGTCTCTGGGACCTGAGCCTATCATATTGGAAGAGATTGACGCTTACAGCCATGCCCG GTGCAGTGGAAAGCGGTCAGCCCGAGCTGCGCGGCGGATCATAGGGCTGGAGCTGGACACTGAGGGTCACAGGCTTTTTGTGGCCTTTCCTGGATGTATCGTCTACCTCTCTCTCAGCCGCTGTGCCCGGCATGGAGCATGTCAGAG GAGCTGCCTAGCTTCTCTGGACCCATATTGTGGATGGCATAGATTCAGAGGCTGCGTGAATATCAGGGGACCTGGTGG GACTGATGTGGATCTGACTGGGAACCTGGAATCCATGGAGCATGGTGACTGCCAAG ATGGAGCGACCGGGAGTCAGTCTGGCCCTGGAGATTCTGCTTATG TGCTTCTGGGTCCTGGCCCTTCCCCTGAGACCCCCAGTTCCCCCAGTGATGCCCACCCAGGGCCCCAGTCTTCCACTCTTGGAGCTCACACGCAGG GCGTGCGCAGGGACCTtcccccagcctcagcctcccgatCCATCCCCATCCCACTCCTCCTGGCCTGTGTGGCGGCGGCCTTCGCTTTGGGCGCCTCAGTCTCCGGCCTTTTGGTGTCCTGTGCTTGTCGTCGCGCGAACCACCGTCGGAGCAAGGACATCGAGACCCCGGGGCTGCCTCGCCCCCTCTCCCTTCGCAGTCTGGCGCGGCTGCACAGTGGCGGTCCTGAGCCCCCGCCTCCCCCCAAGGATGGAGATGCAGCGCAAACGCCCCAGCTCTACACtaccttcctgcctcctcctgaggGCGGATCCCCACCGGAGCTGGCCTGCCTGCCCACCCCGGAGACCACGCCCGAGCTGCCGGTGAAGCACTTTCGTGCCTCCGGGGGTCCCTGGGAGTGGAACCAGAATGGGAACAACGCCTCGGAGGGCCCAGGCCGCCCACGGGGCTGCAGCGCGGCGGGCGGGCCCGCACCGCGCGTGCTTGTGAGGCCACCGCCCCCTGGCTGCCCCGGGCAGGCGGTGGAGGTGACCACGTTGGAGGAACTGCTGCGCTACCTGCACGGCCCGCAGCCGCCCAGGAAGGGCAGTGAACCTCTCTCCTCCGCCCCGTTCACCTCGAGGCCGCCTGCCTCGGAGCCCGGCGCCGCCCTGTTCGCGGACTCCAGCCCGATGCCGAGGGATTGCGTGCCCCCGCTGAGGCTCGACGTGCCGCCCGACGGCAAGCGCGCGGCCCCGGGCGGGCGGCCTGCTCTCTCGGCCCCAGCTCCGCGCCTGGGCGTCGGCGGCAGCCGCAGATTGCCCTTCCCCACGCACCGGGCGCCCCCGGGGCTGCTCACGCGAGTCCCCTCGGGAGGCCCGGCCAGGTACTCCGGGGGGCCCGGGAGGCACCTCCTGTACCTGGGCCGACCCGACGGCCACCGCGGCCGCTCCCTCAAGAGGGTGGACATGAAGTCTCCGCTGTCGCCCAAGCCGCCCCTCGCCTCCCCGCCGCAGCCCGCTCCGCACGGCGGTCATTTTAACTTCTGA
- the Sema6c gene encoding semaphorin-6C isoform X3 gives MAEAPLWGRHACSGADMGPAWPLQHLAGDTCRDHVFSFDLQAQEEGEGLVPNKFLTWRSQDMENCAVRGKLTDECYNYIRVLVPWNSQTLLACGTNSFSPMCRSYGITSLQQEGEELSGQARCPFDATQSTVAIFAEGSLYSATAADFQASDAVVYRSLGSQPPLRSAKYDSKWLREPHFVYALEHGEHVYFFFREVSVEDARLGRVQFSRVARVCKRDMGGSPRALDRHWTSFLKLRLNCSVPGDSTFYFDVLQSLTGPVNLHGRSALFGVFTTQTNSIPGSAVCAFYLDDIERGFEGKFKEQRSLDGAWTPVSEDKVPSPRPGSCAGVGAAALFSSSQDLPDDVLLFIKAHPLLDPAVPPATHQPLLTLTSRALLTQVAVDGMAGPHRNITVLFLGSTDGTVLKVLPPGGQSLGPEPIILEEIDAYSHARCSGKRSARAARRIIGLELDTEGHRLFVAFPGCIVYLSLSRCARHGACQRSCLASLDPYCGWHRFRGCVNIRGPGGTDVDLTGNLESMEHGDCQDGATGSQSGPGDSAYVLLGPGPSPETPSSPSDAHPGPQSSTLGAHTQGVRRDLPPASASRSIPIPLLLACVAAAFALGASVSGLLVSCACRRANHRRSKDIETPGLPRPLSLRSLARLHSGGPEPPPPPKDGDAAQTPQLYTTFLPPPEGGSPPELACLPTPETTPELPVKHFRASGGPWEWNQNGNNASEGPGRPRGCSAAGGPAPRVLVRPPPPGCPGQAVEVTTLEELLRYLHGPQPPRKGSEPLSSAPFTSRPPASEPGAALFADSSPMPRDCVPPLRLDVPPDGKRAAPGGRPALSAPAPRLGVGGSRRLPFPTHRAPPGLLTRVPSGGPARYSGGPGRHLLYLGRPDGHRGRSLKRVDMKSPLSPKPPLASPPQPAPHGGHFNF, from the exons ATGGCCGAGGCACCATTATGGGGCAGACATGCATGCTCCGGGGCAGACATGGGACCTGCATGGCCACTGCAGCATCTTGCAGGGGACACATGCAG GGATCACGTTTTCTCCTTCGATCTTCAAGCccaagaagaaggggaggggctggTGCCCAACAAG TTTCTGACATGGAGGAGCCAAGATATGGAGAACTGTGCTGTCCGGGGAAAGCTGACG GACGAATGCTACAACTACATCCGTGTTCTTGTTCCCTGGAACTCGCAGACACTCCTTGCCTGTGGAACAAATTCCTTCAGCCCTATGTGCCGCAGCTATGGG ATAACATCTCTGCAACAGGAGGGTGAGGAGCTGAGTGGGCAAGCTCGATGCCCCTTTGATGCCACGCAGTCCACTGTGGCCATCTTTGCAG AGGGCAGTTTGTACTCAGCCACAGCAGCAGATTTCCAGGCCAGTGATGCTGTAGTTTACAGAAGCCTTGGATCTCAGCCCCCACTCCGTTCTGCAAAGTATGACTCCAAGTGGCTTCGAG AGCCACACTTTGTCTATGCTTTGGAGCATGGAGAACATGTCTACTTCTTCTTCCGAGAAGTGTCTGTGGAGGATGCCCGCCTGGGGAGG GTGCAGTTTTCCCGGGTAGCCCGGGTATGTAAACGTGACATGGGTGGCTCACCTCGAGCCTTGGATCGCCACTGGACATCCTTCCTTAAGCTGAGGCTCAACTGCTCTGTCCCCGGGGACTCTACCTTCTATTTTGACGTCTTACAGTCCTTAACCGGGCCTGTGAACCTCCATGGCCGCTCTGCTCTCTTTGGGGTCTTCACTACTCAGACCAATAG CATTCCTGGGTCTGCAGTCTGCGCCTTCTACCTAGATGATATTGAACGTGGCTTTGAGGGCAAGTTCAAGGAGCAGAGGAGTCTGGATGGGGCCTGGACTCCTGTGTCTGAGGACAAGGTCCCCTCACCCAG GCCAGGGTCCTGTGCAGGTGTGGGTGCAGCTGCCTTGTTCTCCTCCTCTCAAGACCTACCCGATGATGTCCTGCTCTTCATCAAGGCACACCCGCTGCTGGACCCTGCTGTGCCACCTGCCACCCATCAACCACTGCTCACTCTGACTAGCAG GGCTCTACTGACCCAGGTAGCTGTGGACGGGATGGCTGGTCCCCACAGAAATATTACAGTCCTGTTTCTCGGCTCCACTGATGGGACAGTGCTGAAGGTGCTACCTCCAGGGGGACAGTCTCTGGGACCTGAGCCTATCATATTGGAAGAGATTGACGCTTACAGCCATGCCCG GTGCAGTGGAAAGCGGTCAGCCCGAGCTGCGCGGCGGATCATAGGGCTGGAGCTGGACACTGAGGGTCACAGGCTTTTTGTGGCCTTTCCTGGATGTATCGTCTACCTCTCTCTCAGCCGCTGTGCCCGGCATGGAGCATGTCAGAG GAGCTGCCTAGCTTCTCTGGACCCATATTGTGGATGGCATAGATTCAGAGGCTGCGTGAATATCAGGGGACCTGGTGG GACTGATGTGGATCTGACTGGGAACCTGGAATCCATGGAGCATGGTGACTGCCAAG ATGGAGCGACCGGGAGTCAGTCTGGCCCTGGAGATTCTGCTTATG TGCTTCTGGGTCCTGGCCCTTCCCCTGAGACCCCCAGTTCCCCCAGTGATGCCCACCCAGGGCCCCAGTCTTCCACTCTTGGAGCTCACACGCAGG GCGTGCGCAGGGACCTtcccccagcctcagcctcccgatCCATCCCCATCCCACTCCTCCTGGCCTGTGTGGCGGCGGCCTTCGCTTTGGGCGCCTCAGTCTCCGGCCTTTTGGTGTCCTGTGCTTGTCGTCGCGCGAACCACCGTCGGAGCAAGGACATCGAGACCCCGGGGCTGCCTCGCCCCCTCTCCCTTCGCAGTCTGGCGCGGCTGCACAGTGGCGGTCCTGAGCCCCCGCCTCCCCCCAAGGATGGAGATGCAGCGCAAACGCCCCAGCTCTACACtaccttcctgcctcctcctgaggGCGGATCCCCACCGGAGCTGGCCTGCCTGCCCACCCCGGAGACCACGCCCGAGCTGCCGGTGAAGCACTTTCGTGCCTCCGGGGGTCCCTGGGAGTGGAACCAGAATGGGAACAACGCCTCGGAGGGCCCAGGCCGCCCACGGGGCTGCAGCGCGGCGGGCGGGCCCGCACCGCGCGTGCTTGTGAGGCCACCGCCCCCTGGCTGCCCCGGGCAGGCGGTGGAGGTGACCACGTTGGAGGAACTGCTGCGCTACCTGCACGGCCCGCAGCCGCCCAGGAAGGGCAGTGAACCTCTCTCCTCCGCCCCGTTCACCTCGAGGCCGCCTGCCTCGGAGCCCGGCGCCGCCCTGTTCGCGGACTCCAGCCCGATGCCGAGGGATTGCGTGCCCCCGCTGAGGCTCGACGTGCCGCCCGACGGCAAGCGCGCGGCCCCGGGCGGGCGGCCTGCTCTCTCGGCCCCAGCTCCGCGCCTGGGCGTCGGCGGCAGCCGCAGATTGCCCTTCCCCACGCACCGGGCGCCCCCGGGGCTGCTCACGCGAGTCCCCTCGGGAGGCCCGGCCAGGTACTCCGGGGGGCCCGGGAGGCACCTCCTGTACCTGGGCCGACCCGACGGCCACCGCGGCCGCTCCCTCAAGAGGGTGGACATGAAGTCTCCGCTGTCGCCCAAGCCGCCCCTCGCCTCCCCGCCGCAGCCCGCTCCGCACGGCGGTCATTTTAACTTCTGA
- the Sema6c gene encoding semaphorin-6C isoform X2 → MPRAPHSMPLLLLLLLSLPQAQAAFPQDPIPLLTSNLQGTSPSSWFRGLEDDAVAVELGLDFQRFLTLNRTLLVAARDHVFSFDLQAQEEGEGLVPNKFLTWRSQDMENCAVRGKLTDECYNYIRVLVPWNSQTLLACGTNSFSPMCRSYGITSLQQEGEELSGQARCPFDATQSTVAIFAEGSLYSATAADFQASDAVVYRSLGSQPPLRSAKYDSKWLREPHFVYALEHGEHVYFFFREVSVEDARLGRVQFSRVARVCKRDMGGSPRALDRHWTSFLKLRLNCSVPGDSTFYFDVLQSLTGPVNLHGRSALFGVFTTQTNSIPGSAVCAFYLDDIERGFEGKFKEQRSLDGAWTPVSEDKVPSPRPGSCAGVGAAALFSSSQDLPDDVLLFIKAHPLLDPAVPPATHQPLLTLTSRALLTQVAVDGMAGPHRNITVLFLGSTDGTVLKVLPPGGQSLGPEPIILEEIDAYSHARCSGKRSARAARRIIGLELDTEGHRLFVAFPGCIVYLSLSRCARHGACQRSCLASLDPYCGWHRFRGCVNIRGPGGTDVDLTGNLESMEHGDCQDGATGSQSGPGDSAYGVRRDLPPASASRSIPIPLLLACVAAAFALGASVSGLLVSCACRRANHRRSKDIETPGLPRPLSLRSLARLHSGGPEPPPPPKDGDAAQTPQLYTTFLPPPEGGSPPELACLPTPETTPELPVKHFRASGGPWEWNQNGNNASEGPGRPRGCSAAGGPAPRVLVRPPPPGCPGQAVEVTTLEELLRYLHGPQPPRKGSEPLSSAPFTSRPPASEPGAALFADSSPMPRDCVPPLRLDVPPDGKRAAPGGRPALSAPAPRLGVGGSRRLPFPTHRAPPGLLTRVPSGGPARYSGGPGRHLLYLGRPDGHRGRSLKRVDMKSPLSPKPPLASPPQPAPHGGHFNF, encoded by the exons ATGCCCCGTGCCCCCCACTCCATGcccttgctgctgctgttgttgctgtcaCTCCCCCAAGCCCAGGCTGCCTTTCCCCAGGACCCCATCCCTCTGTTGACCTCTAACCTACAAG GTACCTCTCCATCATCCTGGTTCCGGGGTCTGGAGGATGATGCTGTGGCTGTGGAACTTGGGCTGGACTTTCAGCGATTCCTGACCTTGAACCGGACCTTGCTTGTGGCTGCCCG GGATCACGTTTTCTCCTTCGATCTTCAAGCccaagaagaaggggaggggctggTGCCCAACAAG TTTCTGACATGGAGGAGCCAAGATATGGAGAACTGTGCTGTCCGGGGAAAGCTGACG GACGAATGCTACAACTACATCCGTGTTCTTGTTCCCTGGAACTCGCAGACACTCCTTGCCTGTGGAACAAATTCCTTCAGCCCTATGTGCCGCAGCTATGGG ATAACATCTCTGCAACAGGAGGGTGAGGAGCTGAGTGGGCAAGCTCGATGCCCCTTTGATGCCACGCAGTCCACTGTGGCCATCTTTGCAG AGGGCAGTTTGTACTCAGCCACAGCAGCAGATTTCCAGGCCAGTGATGCTGTAGTTTACAGAAGCCTTGGATCTCAGCCCCCACTCCGTTCTGCAAAGTATGACTCCAAGTGGCTTCGAG AGCCACACTTTGTCTATGCTTTGGAGCATGGAGAACATGTCTACTTCTTCTTCCGAGAAGTGTCTGTGGAGGATGCCCGCCTGGGGAGG GTGCAGTTTTCCCGGGTAGCCCGGGTATGTAAACGTGACATGGGTGGCTCACCTCGAGCCTTGGATCGCCACTGGACATCCTTCCTTAAGCTGAGGCTCAACTGCTCTGTCCCCGGGGACTCTACCTTCTATTTTGACGTCTTACAGTCCTTAACCGGGCCTGTGAACCTCCATGGCCGCTCTGCTCTCTTTGGGGTCTTCACTACTCAGACCAATAG CATTCCTGGGTCTGCAGTCTGCGCCTTCTACCTAGATGATATTGAACGTGGCTTTGAGGGCAAGTTCAAGGAGCAGAGGAGTCTGGATGGGGCCTGGACTCCTGTGTCTGAGGACAAGGTCCCCTCACCCAG GCCAGGGTCCTGTGCAGGTGTGGGTGCAGCTGCCTTGTTCTCCTCCTCTCAAGACCTACCCGATGATGTCCTGCTCTTCATCAAGGCACACCCGCTGCTGGACCCTGCTGTGCCACCTGCCACCCATCAACCACTGCTCACTCTGACTAGCAG GGCTCTACTGACCCAGGTAGCTGTGGACGGGATGGCTGGTCCCCACAGAAATATTACAGTCCTGTTTCTCGGCTCCACTGATGGGACAGTGCTGAAGGTGCTACCTCCAGGGGGACAGTCTCTGGGACCTGAGCCTATCATATTGGAAGAGATTGACGCTTACAGCCATGCCCG GTGCAGTGGAAAGCGGTCAGCCCGAGCTGCGCGGCGGATCATAGGGCTGGAGCTGGACACTGAGGGTCACAGGCTTTTTGTGGCCTTTCCTGGATGTATCGTCTACCTCTCTCTCAGCCGCTGTGCCCGGCATGGAGCATGTCAGAG GAGCTGCCTAGCTTCTCTGGACCCATATTGTGGATGGCATAGATTCAGAGGCTGCGTGAATATCAGGGGACCTGGTGG GACTGATGTGGATCTGACTGGGAACCTGGAATCCATGGAGCATGGTGACTGCCAAG ATGGAGCGACCGGGAGTCAGTCTGGCCCTGGAGATTCTGCTTATG GCGTGCGCAGGGACCTtcccccagcctcagcctcccgatCCATCCCCATCCCACTCCTCCTGGCCTGTGTGGCGGCGGCCTTCGCTTTGGGCGCCTCAGTCTCCGGCCTTTTGGTGTCCTGTGCTTGTCGTCGCGCGAACCACCGTCGGAGCAAGGACATCGAGACCCCGGGGCTGCCTCGCCCCCTCTCCCTTCGCAGTCTGGCGCGGCTGCACAGTGGCGGTCCTGAGCCCCCGCCTCCCCCCAAGGATGGAGATGCAGCGCAAACGCCCCAGCTCTACACtaccttcctgcctcctcctgaggGCGGATCCCCACCGGAGCTGGCCTGCCTGCCCACCCCGGAGACCACGCCCGAGCTGCCGGTGAAGCACTTTCGTGCCTCCGGGGGTCCCTGGGAGTGGAACCAGAATGGGAACAACGCCTCGGAGGGCCCAGGCCGCCCACGGGGCTGCAGCGCGGCGGGCGGGCCCGCACCGCGCGTGCTTGTGAGGCCACCGCCCCCTGGCTGCCCCGGGCAGGCGGTGGAGGTGACCACGTTGGAGGAACTGCTGCGCTACCTGCACGGCCCGCAGCCGCCCAGGAAGGGCAGTGAACCTCTCTCCTCCGCCCCGTTCACCTCGAGGCCGCCTGCCTCGGAGCCCGGCGCCGCCCTGTTCGCGGACTCCAGCCCGATGCCGAGGGATTGCGTGCCCCCGCTGAGGCTCGACGTGCCGCCCGACGGCAAGCGCGCGGCCCCGGGCGGGCGGCCTGCTCTCTCGGCCCCAGCTCCGCGCCTGGGCGTCGGCGGCAGCCGCAGATTGCCCTTCCCCACGCACCGGGCGCCCCCGGGGCTGCTCACGCGAGTCCCCTCGGGAGGCCCGGCCAGGTACTCCGGGGGGCCCGGGAGGCACCTCCTGTACCTGGGCCGACCCGACGGCCACCGCGGCCGCTCCCTCAAGAGGGTGGACATGAAGTCTCCGCTGTCGCCCAAGCCGCCCCTCGCCTCCCCGCCGCAGCCCGCTCCGCACGGCGGTCATTTTAACTTCTGA